One Magnetospirillum sp. 15-1 genomic window, GGCCGGCGCCAAGGAGTACTTCCGCTACATCCCCGTCCAGGGACTGCGCGGCGACTACCGCAGCTATGCCGAGATGATCAACAAGGTGCTGGGCGACATGGAAGCCCGCGACCAGGAGACCCGGACGTTCGAGAAGAACGTGCACGAGATGGTCTCCGAGGTGTCCAACGCCACCGTGGGCATCGGCCGCACCGCCCAGACCATGGCGGCCCGCTCGGAAAGCGCCGGCGGACGCTCCATCACCGTGGGCGAGGCGGCGGAGACCACCACCCAACTGGCCTCGGCGGTGTCGGAATCCACCCGCCAGCTGGCCCTGGCCATCAACGAGATCGCCCAGCAGGTCACCCAGTCGGCCGAGGTCGCCCAGAACGCGGTATCCGATATCGGCGAGACCGTGAACCACATGAACGGTCTGGCCGAATCGGTCAGCCAGATCGGCGTGGTGGTGCAGCTGATCAACGACATCGCGGCGCAAACCAACCTGCTGGCGCTCAACGCCACCATCGAGGCGGCCAGGGCGGGCGAGGCGGGAAAAGGCTTCGCCGTGGTCGCCAACGAGGTCAAGAACCTCGCCAACCAGACGGCGCGCGCCACCGACGATATCTCGCGTCAGGTGGGAGCGGTGCAGGACGCGGCGCGGGCCGCCGCCAGCGGCGTCGAGGGCGTGGTCGCCACCATCCGCACCATCGACGGCATCGCCTCGGCCATCGCCGGCGCGGTGCAGGAGCAGGAGGCGGTGACCCGCGACATCTCCAGCCATATCGACGAAGTGGCGACCAAGGCCTCGGAGGTGTCGGAGAACGTCGCCCACCTGTCGCAATCCACCGCCCAGGCCTGCGGCGGCACGGTGCGCGTCATCTGGAGCGCCCGTTCGCTCTCCAAGGTGGTCGAGGCCCTGAACGCCGAGGTCAACCAGTACGTCAGCAAGGTGCGGTAGGGCGTCAGTCCAGCGTCTGGCGGTACTGCTTCAAGGCCAGCATGGCGCTCGCCACCACGAAGGCGATGATCGGCCACATCTCGGGCCAGATTTCCGCCACGCCGTTGCCCTTGAGCAGGATGCCGCGTACCACCCGCAGGAAGTGGGTCAGCGGAAACAGCTCGCCGATCCACTGGGCCCAGACCGGCATGCCGCGGAACGGGAACATGAATCCCGACAGCAGGATGGACGGCAGGAAGAAGAAGAAACTCATCTGCATGGCCTGCAACTGGTTCTTGGCCACCGTCGAGAAGGTGAAGCCCACCGTCAGGTTGGACGCGATGAACAGCAGCAGCGCCGCCGACAGCAGGGTCAGGCTGCCCATCAGCGGCACCCCGAACAGCCAGCGGCCCGACGCGACGATCACCACCACCTGCACATAGCCCAGCCCGATATAGGGCA contains:
- a CDS encoding methyl-accepting chemotaxis protein — protein: MSNPSLRGRTNTAAFLVGSAVAVIVLVALAAVWRLFAAEGGAGFAIGALVVLGLAGLFLLAVSLSAFREVGAVLGLIERGAATAQQAAQGDLNIRVLRIGRKDELGRMMNGLNHVLDLTEEFAKDTGAAMKRAGAKEYFRYIPVQGLRGDYRSYAEMINKVLGDMEARDQETRTFEKNVHEMVSEVSNATVGIGRTAQTMAARSESAGGRSITVGEAAETTTQLASAVSESTRQLALAINEIAQQVTQSAEVAQNAVSDIGETVNHMNGLAESVSQIGVVVQLINDIAAQTNLLALNATIEAARAGEAGKGFAVVANEVKNLANQTARATDDISRQVGAVQDAARAAASGVEGVVATIRTIDGIASAIAGAVQEQEAVTRDISSHIDEVATKASEVSENVAHLSQSTAQACGGTVRVIWSARSLSKVVEALNAEVNQYVSKVR